The following are from one region of the Pseudomonadota bacterium genome:
- a CDS encoding Hsp20/alpha crystallin family protein gives MLARRESRPLRAFADPMLGMLDSMRDLQQSMSGLFGDLWQGVPAPGFEGNLAPVNSYRRGDDYVVECPLAGVRKDDIDVNIDGDVLTIRATVREREEIKDEAYHLREIRQGVVQRSLRLPFEVEPDKTEAHYQDGLLTLAMHPSEKVKQRGVKVRVQ, from the coding sequence ATGCTTGCCAGACGTGAATCCAGACCCCTTCGCGCATTCGCCGACCCGATGCTCGGCATGCTCGACTCGATGCGTGATCTCCAGCAATCCATGTCGGGACTCTTCGGCGACCTGTGGCAGGGCGTGCCTGCCCCAGGGTTTGAGGGGAACCTGGCGCCCGTGAACAGCTATCGGCGGGGAGACGACTACGTCGTGGAATGTCCCCTGGCCGGGGTTCGCAAGGACGACATCGACGTCAACATCGACGGTGATGTGCTGACCATTCGCGCAACGGTGCGCGAGCGAGAGGAGATCAAGGACGAGGCCTACCATCTGCGTGAGATCCGCCAGGGCGTGGTTCAGCGCAGCCTTCGGCTGCCGTTCGAGGTCGAACCGGACAAGACCGAGGCACACTACCAGGACGGCCTTCTCACCCTCGCCATGCACCCCAGTGAAAAGGTGAAGCAGCGTGGCGTGAAGGTCCGGGTGCAGTAG